In Dyadobacter subterraneus, a single genomic region encodes these proteins:
- a CDS encoding serine kinase, whose translation MFFYKAYGLTIFSEIELPELSIAEPLSSWDLHIKYGAITFPKLKKTSIYRRGIRALFGKNKDNLVLHWEEVATFEAIGGKELVVSPWTDDKNLISLFTVSEALGLILFQKGYFLLHASSVKVGDEAWCFMGSPGAGKSTTAAAFIKAGCPLLSDDLTAITFDASGKPYIIPAYPQLKIWEKTVNGLDYNQSDLQPVSEGINKFSYKPDGVFDLNPVQLGAIYFIHKAKNRVALEELSTFAIPMEMLKNFPLPFSLLTGESIKQHFIQSFNCAKFAKIWRKRRPDGFELLEKWVQESISLNTAVPHDIS comes from the coding sequence ATGTTTTTTTATAAAGCCTACGGATTAACCATATTCTCGGAAATTGAATTACCTGAACTAAGCATTGCGGAGCCTTTAAGTTCCTGGGATTTACATATAAAATACGGAGCAATAACCTTTCCTAAATTAAAGAAGACCTCTATATACAGAAGGGGTATTCGTGCACTCTTCGGAAAAAATAAAGATAATCTGGTTCTCCATTGGGAAGAAGTAGCAACTTTTGAAGCTATTGGAGGTAAAGAACTTGTGGTTTCTCCTTGGACAGATGACAAAAATCTAATCAGCTTATTTACTGTTAGTGAAGCACTTGGATTGATTTTATTTCAAAAGGGATATTTCTTATTGCATGCAAGTTCTGTCAAAGTTGGAGATGAGGCCTGGTGTTTTATGGGAAGCCCGGGTGCAGGTAAGTCAACCACGGCAGCAGCATTTATTAAAGCCGGCTGTCCTCTATTGAGTGATGATCTCACGGCCATAACATTTGATGCCAGTGGAAAACCTTATATAATTCCGGCCTATCCGCAACTAAAAATCTGGGAGAAAACCGTCAATGGATTGGATTACAATCAATCAGATTTACAGCCGGTTAGTGAGGGAATTAATAAGTTTTCATATAAACCTGATGGTGTTTTTGATTTAAATCCTGTTCAGTTAGGTGCAATCTATTTTATACATAAAGCAAAAAACCGGGTAGCACTAGAGGAATTAAGCACTTTTGCTATTCCTATGGAGATGCTGAAAAACTTTCCTCTGCCATTCAGTTTATTAACTGGTGAATCGATAAAGCAGCATTTTATTCAAAGTTTTAATTGTGCCAAATTTGCTAAAATATGGCGTAAGAGACGTCCGGATGGGTTTGAATTATTGGAAAAGTGGGTGCAGGAAAGTATTTCCTTAAATACAGCGGTACCTCATGATATCTCTTGA
- a CDS encoding nucleotidyltransferase domain-containing protein has protein sequence MISLDQVSSQLLFLIKASLKGEVETTGSGKSGESVDWGKLVELSHWHQVTCLLYDHLSSTDNKQISTGVLEKLKEQGTSQAVFNMIFLKKSNELNAALSTEGVEAFLMKGALWAWMLYENPGLREFGDIDFFLKKEQIHEGLAVMAKYGFEPDNYRKYLLENDKVAKLYFNTDYQLPLTPVTTNMLQSLEVQWNTTYPRYHYSFSWEELSEQRISFEIAGSSLSVPRIENQLLMMIIHHAGVEQWDKLKFVADLVRLLRKYGQQLDWNYVILKTKQKGFYKLLLESLGLIYFLSGENFLRFCGENLEKKYPSQKFLEKVLTHWENKREKPVTKSWQIFYFNMIYRDRLSDKLAILFSHLAYLLEWRLIIPKARWYRRLPKPTSN, from the coding sequence ATGATATCTCTTGATCAAGTTTCGTCTCAACTTTTATTTTTGATTAAGGCCAGCCTGAAAGGTGAGGTTGAAACAACAGGTTCTGGCAAATCCGGTGAATCAGTTGATTGGGGAAAACTTGTTGAACTGTCTCACTGGCATCAGGTGACTTGTTTGTTGTACGATCATTTGAGCTCAACTGACAATAAACAAATTTCTACGGGAGTTCTTGAAAAGTTAAAAGAACAAGGCACAAGCCAGGCTGTTTTTAATATGATTTTTCTTAAAAAATCGAATGAGTTAAACGCAGCGTTATCAACTGAAGGTGTGGAGGCTTTTTTAATGAAAGGTGCCTTGTGGGCCTGGATGCTTTATGAAAATCCCGGACTGCGTGAATTTGGTGATATTGATTTTTTCTTAAAGAAAGAACAAATACATGAAGGACTGGCTGTAATGGCCAAATACGGATTTGAGCCCGATAACTACCGGAAATATTTATTGGAAAACGACAAAGTCGCCAAATTATATTTTAACACAGATTATCAGTTACCTTTGACTCCCGTAACAACTAATATGTTGCAGTCTCTGGAAGTGCAATGGAATACCACTTATCCAAGATATCACTATTCTTTCAGCTGGGAAGAACTTTCCGAACAGCGAATTTCATTCGAAATTGCGGGCAGCTCTTTATCTGTGCCACGCATAGAAAATCAGCTCTTGATGATGATTATACATCATGCTGGCGTTGAACAGTGGGATAAATTGAAATTTGTCGCAGATCTGGTAAGGTTACTAAGAAAGTATGGTCAGCAACTGGATTGGAATTACGTCATCCTGAAAACGAAACAAAAGGGCTTTTATAAATTGCTGCTGGAATCACTTGGACTTATTTATTTCCTGAGCGGAGAAAATTTTCTGAGGTTCTGTGGTGAAAATCTTGAAAAAAAGTATCCTTCTCAAAAATTTTTAGAAAAGGTTTTGACGCATTGGGAGAACAAAAGGGAAAAACCAGTCACTAAATCCTGGCAGATCTTTTACTTCAACATGATATATAGAGACAGGCTAAGCGACAAACTTGCAATTTTGTTCAGCCACTTAGCCTATCTTTTGGAATGGAGATTAATTATTCCGAAAGCACGTTGGTATCGAAGACTTCCTAAACCAACTTCAAATTAA
- a CDS encoding aldose 1-epimerase, translating to MSFEIFKEQYGELTEYVIQETATNNRCTILPELGGIARQLSLRKDNTLFSLLKTPGTPSELIEDTKSAGELLFPFASRIPDGKYHFLGKDYQLAQNDNENAIHGLVRKHAFKLEEQVVESDHAYIKLSYNLREKEGYPFSVDFSVKYILNASGVFSLTYEAKNVGSEPCPVMFGWHPYFVLGHEDVDAWKINIPSDTIVVFDNRMSPIDTAPFLIEEGAMPLFKKALDNAFIVNSKENKAVTELISERQHVTLQIEQEVGEGKFNYLVVYTPPARDCIAIEPLTANVNSFNNGEGLNILAPGNTITGTINLKLV from the coding sequence ATGTCATTCGAAATATTTAAAGAGCAATATGGTGAGCTGACCGAATATGTAATTCAGGAAACTGCTACCAATAATCGCTGTACAATCCTTCCTGAACTGGGTGGAATTGCCAGACAGTTATCATTGAGAAAAGACAATACCTTATTTTCTTTGCTGAAAACGCCGGGAACTCCGAGTGAACTAATAGAAGACACAAAAAGTGCGGGAGAATTGCTTTTCCCTTTTGCCAGCCGTATTCCGGACGGGAAATATCACTTTCTTGGAAAAGATTACCAGCTTGCTCAAAATGACAATGAAAATGCCATTCATGGGTTAGTTCGTAAACATGCTTTCAAACTCGAAGAACAAGTTGTCGAATCTGATCATGCTTATATCAAATTGTCTTATAATCTGAGAGAAAAAGAAGGTTATCCTTTTTCGGTTGATTTTTCAGTGAAGTATATATTGAACGCCTCAGGTGTATTTTCACTAACCTATGAAGCAAAAAATGTAGGTTCTGAGCCTTGTCCGGTTATGTTTGGCTGGCACCCCTATTTCGTGTTGGGACATGAAGATGTGGATGCATGGAAAATAAATATTCCCTCGGATACCATTGTGGTTTTTGATAATCGTATGAGTCCTATCGATACTGCTCCATTCCTAATTGAAGAAGGTGCTATGCCTCTCTTTAAAAAAGCGCTGGACAATGCTTTTATTGTCAATAGTAAAGAAAATAAAGCCGTAACTGAATTGATTTCTGAAAGACAACATGTGACTTTGCAGATCGAACAGGAAGTTGGTGAAGGGAAATTTAATTATCTGGTAGTATACACACCGCCCGCACGGGATTGCATAGCGATCGAGCCATTAACGGCTAATGTCAATTCATTTAATAATGGAGAAGGATTAAATATTCTTGCGCCGGGAAATACGATTACAGGAACAATTAATTTGAAGTTGGTTTAG